Below is a genomic region from Culicoides brevitarsis isolate CSIRO-B50_1 chromosome 2, AGI_CSIRO_Cbre_v1, whole genome shotgun sequence.
TCTAATACaagagtttatttttatagagaGTTAAAACTACTGATTGGAATACCACATTCTGAAAGTACGTCTTGAGTACTGATACCGGAAAAGTCCAAATGACTACCTGAACAAGAGCTTGTTGATTCAAATTGATTCAAGTCCAACTCAGTGAAATCGTTCGTACCTATACCTCCAAATAAATCGTCTATTACCATAGTATTTTCCGTTTTGGCAGTAAAGTTGCAGTATCCATTTATGTTTGCATTAGCAAGAAGACCATTTGATGCTGAAGCCTGGATTTGATCATTGTTTAAGTTATAATGATCTATACCACATAATACATTACTATTTAAAGTTACGGTGGAGTTTATGTCATTGCTTATAATACATTTCATATTCAATCTATTATGCGTATTTAAATTTGGTTCCATGTCAACTGCTGAGCTTGTTAAATATTCGTTGACACTTTCTGTATCAAATAAGAACTTGGATGATGTGGTAGAATCTTTAAGGGTTACACATTCATCATCAGTGTATGGACCTCCTATGTAAAATTTAGTTTGTCCAACATTGCTAATATCTGAGGAGATAGATTGATTGATGCGTAGTGCTGAACTTGAAAGAATATCTTCTGCGGTTGTGTCATACGTATTTATAATTGATCGCTCTTCAATGGACGAGTAATCCAAACAATTTAGATCAGTGTCAAAAAGAGGAATTCTTTGTTCTGTCATTGATGGTTCTGGTGAGACCAATGAGTTTTCCTCATAGTAGGCGGCACTTTCAGGTGAGTTGGGAGAATTTTGATTAGGAAATACGCTAAGATGTTGTCCGCGGGGACTAATAGTTGCCTCATTTATAACATTGTAAGAGTCTGTTGTTTCTAGagcaagttttatttttagttttgaattaGAGTGATTTGAACTATTTGAGCCGCtactatttttgttgttatttgaatcatttttattaacacgTCCACTATAAACGACCCCGTTACGTTTTCCCTTTTTAGTACTACTAGACATCAATGGGTTTTGTGaagttgatgatgattttgcTGCTGTAgaactttttgtttgtttctttttagGACGGTATTTGTAAGATGGGTACTCTTGTTGGTGCAATTTGCGTAAACGTTCCGCCTCATCAATGAAGGGTTGCTTTTCAGATTCGCTTAACGCTTTCCATCGAGCACCTAAGCTTTTGGAAATGACAGCATTGTGCATGTCTGGAGTTACTTCACATATTTTGCGACGTTCAATTTGACTCCATACCATGAAAGGGTTCATTGGTCTTTTTATGTGGCCTGGACTGTGTTTCTTTgtctgcaagaaaaaaaattattagtttttaaaatattttaaaagtcgaaagcaatttttcaacaaaaacatcATGTATCGACATTgcaatattcataaattctgAATCATTCAATGAAagttacattaaaattattcaaataaaaaaaaacataatttgaaatatggtttttataagtaaataatactcgtagtttttttttcaaatataatagatttttaaaattctatattcacatatatatatatatatatatatatataggtATATTTTGTCGTCGACTCTGCGCAATTAACGATGAATAGATAGATGCACGAGACGAGGTCAatgacattaatttaatttaatacgtTTATATGTTCATCCGTAATTCAGTAAAAATAAGTTGGTATTtacttaaatatatatattccTTATTGTAATTCCTCGTTCAAGTTTATTGCGTCCCAATTTTCAACAAGATTTTTACAActcattggaaaattttgaataaggTCACAACAATATTTAactgtttacatttttacctatttttttttttttataattctcaggaaaaattttctaactttttttaagcatGGATTATCTTCAGAAATTCTGAAGAAAATTATACATTTCAGGAGTCCTATATACTTGATAAcacattgaaattgaaaatattttttaatttttttggttctaggcctaatatttttcaaaagaaaaaaaaattccaaaattcaatttcaaattgaaaGTAATGTTTAAAGGTTTTAGACtatttataaacattaaatacCAGATTGTTTGGCACctcaaaatgataattttggcAAATATGATGTTTGAAGCgtgccaaaaattatttattttaaaacacatAGATTAATGACATGCTGCAgtttaacaaaattgaattaacttCATATTTTCTGTTCTA
It encodes:
- the LOC134829498 gene encoding transcription factor Sox-19a-like → MDYGKRNMNNSLKNDSVVFGSQLIDQNSSTPYSDATQTKKHSPGHIKRPMNPFMVWSQIERRKICEVTPDMHNAVISKSLGARWKALSESEKQPFIDEAERLRKLHQQEYPSYKYRPKKKQTKSSTAAKSSSTSQNPLMSSSTKKGKRNGVVYSGRVNKNDSNNNKNSSGSNSSNHSNSKLKIKLALETTDSYNVINEATISPRGQHLSVFPNQNSPNSPESAAYYEENSLVSPEPSMTEQRIPLFDTDLNCLDYSSIEERSIINTYDTTAEDILSSSALRINQSISSDISNVGQTKFYIGGPYTDDECVTLKDSTTSSKFLFDTESVNEYLTSSAVDMEPNLNTHNRLNMKCIISNDINSTVTLNSNVLCGIDHYNLNNDQIQASASNGLLANANINGYCNFTAKTENTMVIDDLFGGIGTNDFTELDLNQFESTSSCSGSHLDFSGISTQDVLSECGIPISSFNSL